A genomic region of Epinephelus moara isolate mb chromosome 23, YSFRI_EMoa_1.0, whole genome shotgun sequence contains the following coding sequences:
- the tmem110l gene encoding transmembrane protein 110, like, translating to MDMYGYSGVFLVKRFLDKGVFEVTNMSDINKANPHGCDNGALTDRFGVLIQGLLAIVAFSTLMLKRFREPVGIRRPWRIWFFDTSKQAIGALFIHFANVFLSTLTKEDPCSLYLMNFLLDATLGMLVIWLAVKLVSKLVEYKQWTLLMFGEYGDPPQAAAWLGQCGVYLLIMVLEKGVISLVLLVPGWSKLQEVLLSYIANPQLELVLVMLIVPFIVNSIMFWVVDSLTMRKYKTMKSLDDSCDSSVKKADSLPWVNSEESRVLLTVETDTDEASEGEEDPGDGGPVPHVQYSGGPLRPSWVVV from the exons ATGGACATGTACGGATACAGCGGGGTCTTCTTGGTGAAGAGGTTCCTGGACAAAGGTGTTTTTGAAGTCACAAACATGTCCGACATCAACAAGGCGAATCCTCACGGCTGCGACAACGGAGCCCTGACGGACAGGTTCGGCGTCCTGATCCAGGGACTCCTGGCTATCGTTGCCTTCAGCACGCTGATGT TGAAGAGGTTCCGGGAGCCGGTTGGGATCAGACGACCGTGGAGAATCTG GTTTTTCGACACGTCCAAACAGGCCATCGGTGCTCTTTTCATCCACTTTGCCAACGTCTTCCTGTCCACGCTCACCAAAGAGGACCCATGCTCCCT ATATCTGATGAACTTCCTGCTGGATGCCACGTTGGGGATGCTGGTCATCTGGCTTGCTGTGAAGTTGGTGTCCAAACTAGTGGAGTACAAGCAGTGGACGCTGCTCATGTTCGGAGAATATG GTGACCCTCCTCAGGCAGCAGCATGGCTCGGTCAGTGTGGCGTCTACCTGCTCATCATGGTGCTGGAGAAAGGTGTCATCAGCCTGGTGCTGCTCGTCCCCGGATGGTCCAAA TTGCAGGAGGTGTTGCTGAGCTACATTGCTAACCCTCAGCTGGAGCTGGTGCTGGTCATGCTCATTGTGCCCTTCATAGTGAAC TCCATCATGTTCTGGGTGGTGGACAGCCTGACGATGAGGAAGTACAAGACGATGAAGAGCCTGGACGACTCCTGCGACAGCTCCGTGAAGAAGGCCGACTCCCTGCCCTGGGTGAACAGCGAGGAGTCACGG GTTCTACTGACTGTCGAGACGGACACCGACGAGGCttcagagggggaggaagacCCAGGCGACGGTGGACCAGTCCCTCATGTACAGTATTCTGGAGGACCACTGAGGCCCAGCTGGGTGGTGGTATAA